In a genomic window of Sus scrofa isolate TJ Tabasco breed Duroc chromosome 4, Sscrofa11.1, whole genome shotgun sequence:
- the LOC100737600 gene encoding DBIRD complex subunit ZNF326 produces the protein MSDFGSIHRPGIVVDYQNKPTSVTVAAARGIKRKMMQPFNKPGGTFIKKPKLAKPVEKMSLSKSPTKTDPKNEEEEKRRIEARREKQRRRREKNSEKYGDGYRMAFTCSFCKFRTFEEKDIELHLESSSHQETLDHIQKQTKFDKVVMEFLHECMVNKFKKTSIRKQQTNSQTEVVKVTEKDVMEGVTADDHMMKVETVHCSACSVYIPALHSSVQQHLKSPDHSKGKQAYKEQIKRESVLTATSILNNPIVKARYERFVKGENPFEIQDQSQDQQLEGDEEEEEKMDEPVEEEEAEEEEEEADLPVSSQENPIGIYLPLSGLEPNKRRLLKLENVEPI, from the exons ATGAGTGATTTTGGAAGCATTCATAGACCTGGAATTGTTGTTGACTATCAAAACAAACCCACCAGTGTGACAGTTGCTGCCGCaagaggaataaagagaaaaatgatgcaACCATTTAATAAGCCTGGTGGAACCTTTATCAAGAAACCCAAGCTGGCGAAACCTGTGGAGAAGATGAGCCTCAGCAAATCGCCCA CAAAAACTGATcctaaaaatgaagaagaagaaaagcggAGAATTGAGGCTCGGCGAGAGAAGCAAAGGcgcagaagagagaaaaacagtgaGAAATATGGAGATGGATACAG aatGGCATTCACGTGTTCATTTTGTAAATTTCGaacatttgaagaaaaagatATTGAACTGCATCTGGAAAGTTCTTCACATCAGGAAACATTAGATCATattcaaaaacaaaccaaattcgATAAAGTAGTTATGGAGTTTTTGCAT gAATGTATGgtaaataaattcaagaaaacatCTATTCGTAAGCAGCAGACAAATAGTCAAACAGAAGTAGTCAAGGTAACTGAAAAGGACGTTATGGAAG GTGTTACTGCAGACGATCACATGATGAAAGTAGAGACTGTTCACTGCAGCGCCTGCAGTGTCTACATCCCGGCTCTGCACAGCTCGGTCCAGCAGCACTTGAAGTCTCCTGACCACAGCAAAGGGAAGCAG GCTTATAAGGAACAAATAAAAAGGGAGAGTGTCTTGACTGCTACAAGCATTTTAAATAACCCAATAGTGAAGGCACGATACGAACGTTTTGTTAAG GGTGAGAATCCTTTTGAAATTCAGGATCAGTCCCAGGATCAGCAACTGGaaggagatgaggaggaggaagaaaagatggaCGAGCCTGTTgaagaggaggaggcggaggaggaggaggaggaggcgg ATTTGCCTGTCTCAAGCCAGGAAAATCCAATTGGCATTTATCTTCCACTTTCGGGGCTGGAGCCGAACAAGAGAAGGTTGTTGAAACTGGAAAATGTGGAGCCCATCTAG